The following are encoded together in the bacterium genome:
- a CDS encoding sigma-70 family RNA polymerase sigma factor: MSTSFEKEIYDYELDADNSFEKLEKGKPTEDEDAILIRKSIEGDNSAFEKLVGRYESRVYHLIYNILENKEDAEDLLQETFLKVYRFLSQFRGEAKFITYLYRIAINLCFQKLKKKKTSYSLDNLLEANLDDDMVELLSMKLGNPEEILLKKELGLIINESIQELPEKFRVVFFLREIENFSNKQVSEILGYSIGTIKSQIHRIRRFLHKKILPYLTI; encoded by the coding sequence ATGTCTACTTCGTTTGAGAAGGAAATTTACGATTATGAATTAGATGCGGATAATTCTTTTGAGAAATTGGAAAAGGGAAAGCCTACAGAAGATGAGGATGCAATTTTAATTAGAAAAAGTATTGAAGGGGATAATTCTGCTTTTGAGAAATTAGTAGGTCGATATGAATCAAGGGTTTATCACCTGATTTATAATATCTTAGAGAATAAAGAAGATGCAGAAGATTTATTACAAGAAACTTTCCTCAAGGTTTATCGATTTCTTTCTCAGTTTAGAGGGGAAGCAAAATTTATTACCTATCTATATCGGATAGCAATAAATCTTTGCTTTCAAAAATTAAAGAAAAAAAAGACTTCCTATTCTCTCGATAATCTTTTAGAGGCTAATCTTGATGATGATATGGTTGAATTACTAAGTATGAAGTTGGGTAATCCTGAAGAGATACTTTTAAAAAAGGAACTGGGTTTAATAATAAATGAATCTATTCAAGAATTACCTGAAAAATTCAGAGTAGTCTTTTTCCTCCGAGAAATAGAAAATTTTTCTAATAAACAAGTAAGTGAAATATTAGGTTATTCAATTGGAACTATAAAATCACAAATACATAGGATAAGGCGATTCTTACATAAGAAAATACTTCCTTATCTCACAATTTAA
- a CDS encoding secretin and TonB N-terminal domain-containing protein, producing the protein MKYKKVIFWGMAIFLTIVNNSYPGPVSTSSLLRNGDFSAGLDSWEELRQGKANIMTINIVEDSPEYPHVLQFKRKIARKTIGKLGIKQDINREVATGATSLFIKTDVKVIHSSLMSDTLLKGGIYPLTLEVEYLDEQRKIYLWKHGFLYSTPRYKDKGEMVKRNEWHSYTSENLLSLTPKPKIITQIKVYGEGWEFWARIANLQLLEERLSVAEELVTEQKEGDEGTSPLIPIQRETETSPLIPLQKEIIVGSSSQEEIKKEEKSALASEEKEPLITNTFVDTDIRQALQDIASQSQVTIIADESVQGVVSMELDNLPLEKALKRILTPSGYLFKKIEDYYLVTSADPTTPTFLLLSTVERIKPSYLKVDSISNLLPANYAKYIKTDSGENILTVTAPTEIIEEIKEYIKKIDLAPKQILVEVMVTELSEQARRSLGIDWSFQGGKTKVTLLPTTLDLKGNYLSVGVSSEALATIKMLAEKGKAKIRATPRILTINGKTANIYMGREEYYSLPGTAYQPASFSKVLSGITLKITPYICSDDEITVSIEPDVSDVTGIGKEGYPVISKRTANTMVRMKNGQTITIGGLIQQKEEHNITKIPVIGSIPLLGFLFRNTQIKSAETEIVIFITPHIID; encoded by the coding sequence ATGAAATATAAAAAGGTGATTTTTTGGGGAATGGCTATCTTTTTAACTATAGTGAATAACTCTTATCCTGGTCCAGTTTCTACATCCTCACTCCTTAGAAATGGCGATTTTAGTGCGGGACTTGATTCGTGGGAAGAACTACGGCAGGGAAAGGCAAATATTATGACTATTAATATTGTTGAAGATAGCCCAGAGTATCCACATGTTCTTCAATTTAAAAGAAAAATAGCCAGAAAAACCATAGGTAAATTAGGGATTAAACAGGATATAAATAGAGAGGTTGCTACTGGAGCTACATCACTTTTTATCAAAACAGATGTAAAGGTAATTCACTCTTCACTTATGAGTGATACCCTTCTCAAAGGTGGGATTTACCCACTTACTCTGGAAGTAGAATATTTGGATGAACAGAGAAAAATCTACTTATGGAAGCATGGCTTTTTATATTCCACACCCAGATATAAAGATAAAGGAGAAATGGTAAAACGGAATGAATGGCACTCATATACCTCTGAAAACCTACTTTCATTAACTCCAAAGCCAAAGATAATCACTCAGATAAAGGTCTATGGTGAAGGTTGGGAATTCTGGGCAAGGATAGCAAATCTGCAACTACTTGAAGAAAGACTATCAGTAGCCGAAGAATTAGTTACAGAGCAAAAGGAAGGCGATGAAGGAACCTCCCCCTTAATCCCCATTCAGAGGGAGACAGAAACCTCTCCTTTAATCCCTCTCCAGAAGGAGATAATTGTGGGGAGTTCGAGTCAAGAAGAAATTAAGAAAGAGGAAAAATCTGCACTTGCGTCTGAAGAGAAAGAACCACTTATTACCAATACCTTTGTTGATACTGATATAAGGCAAGCACTTCAAGATATAGCTTCCCAGTCGCAGGTTACTATTATTGCAGACGAGAGTGTTCAAGGAGTAGTATCTATGGAGTTAGATAATCTACCGTTAGAGAAGGCACTTAAAAGAATCCTTACCCCTTCTGGATATCTTTTTAAAAAAATAGAAGATTATTACCTTGTTACCTCGGCTGACCCTACTACCCCCACATTCCTTCTATTATCTACAGTTGAACGAATTAAACCCAGTTACTTAAAAGTAGATTCCATATCTAATCTCCTACCAGCTAATTATGCTAAATATATCAAAACAGATTCTGGCGAGAATATCCTTACTGTAACCGCACCCACAGAGATTATTGAAGAAATTAAGGAATATATAAAAAAGATTGACCTTGCACCTAAACAAATACTGGTAGAAGTGATGGTAACTGAATTATCCGAGCAAGCAAGAAGAAGTCTGGGAATAGATTGGTCTTTCCAAGGGGGAAAGACTAAAGTTACACTTCTACCTACTACACTGGACTTAAAAGGGAATTATCTAAGTGTTGGAGTATCCTCAGAAGCTCTGGCTACCATAAAGATGTTAGCTGAGAAAGGAAAAGCAAAGATTAGAGCTACTCCACGAATACTTACTATAAATGGCAAAACAGCTAATATCTATATGGGTAGGGAAGAATACTACTCCCTACCAGGAACTGCTTATCAACCCGCAAGTTTTAGTAAGGTATTAAGTGGAATTACCTTAAAAATTACCCCTTATATATGTAGTGATGATGAGATTACAGTTTCTATTGAACCTGATGTAAGTGATGTCACGGGAATAGGCAAGGAAGGTTATCCGGTTATCAGTAAGCGAACTGCAAATACTATGGTCAGGATGAAAAATGGCCAAACAATTACTATTGGTGGACTAATTCAACAAAAAGAGGAACATAATATTACCAAGATACCCGTGATAGGAAGTATACCTTTATTAGGATTCCTTTTCCGGAATACTCAAATTAAATCTGCAGAAACAGAAATAGTGATATTTATTACACCGCATATCATTGATTAA